In the genome of Qipengyuania seohaensis, one region contains:
- a CDS encoding SDR family NAD(P)-dependent oxidoreductase, whose translation MEVSANTPAVVTGGASGLGEATARALAAKGAKVAIFDMNEEKGEAVAKDIGGVFCKVNVTSDEDVDAGFAKAREAHGQERILVNCAGIGNAIKTASRDKQTGEIKHFPISAFDFVIQVNLIGTFRCIAKSAAGMMSLDPLTDEGDRGAIVNTASVAAEDGQMGQAAYSASKGGVVGMTLPIARDLMREGIRVNTILPGIFNTPLMNAAPPQVKEALAASVPFPKRLGNPEEYANLAMCMIETGYFNGEDVRLDGAIRMAPR comes from the coding sequence ATGGAAGTTTCAGCAAACACCCCCGCAGTTGTTACCGGTGGTGCATCGGGCCTCGGCGAAGCCACCGCGCGTGCGCTCGCCGCCAAGGGTGCCAAGGTCGCCATCTTCGACATGAACGAAGAAAAGGGTGAAGCGGTCGCCAAGGACATCGGCGGCGTCTTCTGCAAGGTCAACGTGACCAGCGACGAAGACGTCGACGCAGGCTTTGCCAAGGCCCGCGAGGCGCACGGCCAGGAACGCATCCTCGTCAACTGCGCCGGTATCGGCAACGCCATCAAGACCGCCAGCCGCGACAAGCAGACCGGAGAGATCAAGCACTTCCCGATTTCGGCCTTCGATTTCGTGATCCAGGTGAACCTGATCGGCACTTTCCGCTGCATCGCCAAGTCGGCGGCCGGCATGATGAGCCTCGACCCGCTGACGGACGAAGGTGATCGCGGCGCGATCGTCAACACCGCTTCGGTCGCTGCCGAAGACGGCCAGATGGGCCAAGCGGCCTATTCCGCCTCGAAGGGCGGCGTGGTCGGCATGACGCTCCCCATCGCGCGCGACCTGATGCGCGAAGGCATCCGCGTGAACACCATCCTGCCGGGTATCTTCAACACCCCGCTTATGAACGCCGCACCGCCGCAGGTGAAGGAAGCGCTGGCCGCCAGCGTCCCGTTCCCCAAGCGCCTCGGCAATCCGGAAGAGTATGCCAATCTCGCCATGTGCATGATCGAGACCGGCTATTTCAACGGCGAAGACGTTCGCCTCGACGGCGCGATCCGCATGGCTCCGCGTTAA
- a CDS encoding crotonase/enoyl-CoA hydratase family protein has translation MTDYTQIKLDIADGVATVTLHRPEKMNAFTRTMMAEFIDALDVTDADDSVRAVIVTGHGDRAFCAGADLTPEGGGHVFSDPNPVEDLSDERVRDGGGRLTLRLFNSKKPLIGACNGVAVGVGATMQLPFDIRLASDNARFGFVFARRGITPEAASSWFLPRLVGMQTALEWCMTGRVFDAQEALDRGLVRSLHPQGELMDAAMGLAREIADNTSAVSVAMTRAMLWRLSTTDHPMMAHRIDSRAIYRLSRSADAKEGIASFLEKRPPAYPDTVGENMPDFYPWWEEPGFE, from the coding sequence ATGACCGACTACACGCAGATCAAGCTCGACATCGCCGACGGCGTCGCCACCGTCACGCTGCACCGGCCCGAAAAGATGAACGCCTTCACCCGCACCATGATGGCGGAGTTCATCGATGCGCTGGACGTGACCGATGCCGACGACAGCGTGCGAGCGGTGATCGTCACAGGACATGGCGACCGGGCATTCTGCGCCGGTGCCGACCTGACGCCTGAGGGTGGGGGACACGTCTTCTCCGACCCCAATCCGGTCGAGGATCTTTCGGACGAGCGCGTACGTGACGGGGGCGGACGGCTGACGCTGCGCCTGTTCAACTCGAAAAAGCCGCTGATCGGCGCGTGCAACGGTGTCGCCGTCGGCGTGGGGGCGACCATGCAGCTGCCCTTCGATATCCGCCTGGCGAGCGACAATGCGCGCTTCGGATTCGTCTTCGCGCGGCGCGGGATCACGCCTGAGGCCGCCTCCAGCTGGTTCCTGCCGCGTCTCGTCGGCATGCAGACCGCACTCGAATGGTGCATGACCGGCCGAGTGTTCGATGCGCAGGAAGCACTCGATCGCGGGCTGGTGCGCTCGCTTCATCCGCAGGGCGAACTGATGGACGCCGCCATGGGTCTTGCGCGAGAGATTGCGGACAACACCTCCGCCGTGTCGGTCGCGATGACGCGTGCAATGCTCTGGCGCCTGTCGACCACGGACCACCCCATGATGGCGCACCGGATCGACAGCCGCGCGATCTATCGCCTCAGCCGCAGCGCGGACGCGAAGGAAGGCATTGCAAGCTTCCTCGAGAAGCGCCCGCCTGCCTATCCCGACACGGTCGGTGAGAATATGCCCGACTTCTATCCGTGGTGGGAGGAGCCGGGCTTCGAGTAG
- a CDS encoding TonB-dependent receptor domain-containing protein: MSQKFSKIRSLVTSTAVFALMHGTAYAQSEPAPAPVEESDDSNQIVVTGTQIRGAQINDVLPVTVLDEQAIENTGAASGDELFRSIPQAGTVAFNEQNATTQNSARGDVGSINLRDLGTGNTLLLINGRRMTLHPGFQTELLVPVVSADTNEIAPGSVRRLEVLRDGASAIYGADAVAGVINTVLRGNRTGGFLEADWRASQGTSLYNYSISGGYGFDFGGGRGNLTVYGGYFKENGMLASERDYAGEDNRLPLVEGTDFEGDASFNNRNTFGPFGQFDIQAPSSRTPIGDDDFYLQPSTFPGCRLDFGNGICARNGTTPTSAVRYNTNFGNNLISAKKRYNAMALLSYELSNNVEAYFEGSYYRSENRRNIEASAILSAVPVGIARDAYWNPFGPTTLADGSPNPNRLPGTTIAAGGADLIMERYRFVDVGNRDVSVDKDTYRLVAGLRGSFGAWDFDTGVLYSEADLIDLARNRVSLTLMQQQINLTTPDAYNPFNGGCLDDPGEGDCTPNPASSIDPFRIDVFRKGGTSLALADFKLSRDDLFTLPGGNVGVATGIEFRRETFYDDRDPRLDGTITFTDSVTGDFNGSDVAGTSPSPDTDGTRDVYSAFAEVFVPLVAPDMDIPLVEELNLQLAGRVEHFADIDATAIVPRIAASWTTFPGVTLRGAWSQGFRAPNLVQVNDEGTTRSNTRDDFVVCQARVEKGTLENLGACPGSGTISFRSGARDLEPEDSTSINLGVVLEPVFIPGLTLTADYWRVKQEGLVGTFGDDNAIALDLLRRLNGSTNPNVIREDPTADDIALFTGTSLAPAGAIIQVLDPYLNLDSRISKGWDFGMFYDVPNFGLGDFRLRFNAARLESFVQSAGPQGQELLDAIEAGTLPTDVSVEGLGELLEIEGRPKWRFSSAINWESGPVDIGLFGSYVGEVWDTSVTRDELIETDDPNGNFYRVDDFFTVNFSIAYTINNDTALDGTRLRFAINNLLGEDPPLADETYGYFSELHSARGRQFHVELRKSF; encoded by the coding sequence ATGTCCCAGAAATTCTCTAAAATCCGTTCTTTAGTTACTTCGACTGCCGTTTTCGCGCTGATGCACGGAACGGCTTATGCGCAGTCGGAACCTGCTCCTGCTCCGGTGGAAGAGAGCGACGATTCCAACCAGATCGTGGTAACCGGGACACAAATCCGGGGCGCCCAGATCAACGACGTCCTGCCAGTGACCGTGCTGGACGAACAAGCGATCGAGAACACCGGCGCCGCATCGGGCGACGAACTCTTCCGATCCATTCCCCAAGCGGGCACCGTGGCATTCAACGAACAGAACGCCACCACCCAGAACAGCGCGCGCGGCGACGTCGGGTCGATCAACCTTCGCGATCTCGGCACGGGCAACACGCTGCTGCTCATCAACGGGCGGCGCATGACGCTGCACCCGGGCTTCCAGACCGAGCTGCTCGTTCCCGTGGTGAGCGCCGATACCAACGAAATCGCTCCCGGCAGCGTTCGCCGCCTCGAAGTGTTGCGTGACGGTGCATCGGCCATCTACGGCGCAGATGCCGTGGCCGGCGTGATCAACACCGTCCTTCGCGGCAATCGCACTGGCGGCTTCCTCGAAGCGGACTGGCGCGCATCGCAGGGCACCAGCCTTTACAATTACTCGATCAGCGGCGGCTACGGCTTCGACTTCGGCGGAGGCCGGGGGAACCTGACCGTCTACGGCGGCTATTTCAAAGAAAACGGTATGCTGGCTTCGGAGCGCGATTACGCGGGCGAGGACAACCGTCTCCCGCTGGTCGAGGGTACGGACTTTGAAGGCGATGCCTCGTTCAACAACCGCAACACCTTCGGCCCGTTCGGCCAGTTCGACATCCAGGCACCGTCCAGCCGCACACCGATCGGCGATGACGATTTCTATCTCCAACCATCCACTTTCCCGGGATGCCGTCTCGATTTCGGCAATGGCATCTGCGCGCGCAACGGCACCACGCCGACCAGCGCGGTCAGGTACAACACCAATTTCGGCAACAATCTGATCAGCGCCAAGAAGCGCTACAATGCGATGGCCCTTCTCAGCTACGAGCTGTCGAACAATGTCGAAGCCTATTTCGAAGGCAGCTATTACCGCTCCGAAAACCGCCGCAATATCGAGGCTTCGGCAATCCTGAGCGCGGTGCCGGTCGGCATTGCGCGCGATGCCTACTGGAACCCCTTCGGCCCGACGACGCTGGCGGACGGTTCGCCCAACCCCAACCGTTTGCCAGGCACGACCATTGCAGCAGGCGGCGCCGATCTGATCATGGAGCGCTATCGTTTCGTCGATGTCGGAAACCGCGATGTGAGCGTCGACAAGGACACCTACCGCCTCGTGGCGGGTCTGCGCGGTTCGTTCGGCGCGTGGGATTTCGACACCGGCGTACTCTATTCGGAAGCCGACCTGATCGACCTTGCCCGCAACCGCGTGTCGCTCACGCTGATGCAGCAGCAGATCAACCTGACGACGCCCGACGCCTACAACCCCTTCAACGGCGGTTGCCTGGATGATCCGGGCGAGGGCGATTGCACGCCCAATCCCGCTTCGTCGATCGACCCGTTCCGCATCGACGTGTTCCGCAAGGGCGGCACCAGCCTGGCGCTGGCAGACTTCAAGCTGAGCCGTGACGACCTGTTCACCCTGCCGGGTGGCAACGTCGGCGTGGCAACGGGCATCGAGTTCCGCCGCGAGACCTTCTACGACGACCGCGATCCGCGCCTCGACGGCACGATCACCTTCACCGACAGCGTGACCGGCGATTTCAACGGCAGCGATGTCGCGGGCACCAGCCCGTCACCCGATACCGACGGAACGCGTGACGTCTATTCGGCTTTTGCCGAAGTCTTCGTCCCGCTGGTCGCGCCCGACATGGACATCCCGCTGGTTGAGGAATTGAACCTCCAGCTGGCAGGACGGGTCGAGCATTTCGCCGATATCGATGCGACGGCGATAGTGCCGCGTATCGCCGCATCCTGGACCACCTTCCCGGGTGTTACCTTGCGCGGTGCATGGTCGCAGGGCTTCCGTGCGCCGAACCTCGTGCAGGTCAACGATGAAGGAACCACGCGCTCGAACACGCGTGACGATTTCGTGGTCTGCCAGGCGCGTGTCGAAAAAGGCACGCTGGAAAACCTCGGCGCCTGCCCCGGTTCAGGAACGATCAGCTTCCGATCGGGCGCACGCGATCTCGAGCCCGAAGACAGCACCAGCATCAACCTCGGCGTAGTGCTGGAGCCGGTGTTCATTCCCGGCCTGACGCTGACGGCGGACTATTGGCGCGTGAAGCAGGAAGGTCTGGTCGGCACATTCGGCGACGACAATGCCATCGCGCTCGACCTGCTGCGCCGTCTCAACGGCAGCACCAACCCGAACGTGATCCGCGAAGATCCGACGGCGGATGACATCGCCCTGTTCACGGGCACCAGCCTTGCCCCGGCCGGCGCGATCATCCAGGTGCTGGACCCCTATCTCAACCTCGACAGCCGCATTTCGAAGGGCTGGGACTTCGGCATGTTCTACGATGTCCCGAACTTCGGGCTGGGCGACTTCCGCCTGCGCTTCAACGCCGCTCGTCTCGAAAGCTTCGTCCAGTCCGCCGGTCCGCAAGGGCAGGAATTGCTCGACGCGATCGAGGCTGGAACGCTGCCGACCGACGTGAGTGTCGAAGGTCTGGGCGAACTGCTCGAGATCGAGGGGCGCCCCAAGTGGCGATTCAGCAGCGCGATCAACTGGGAAAGCGGACCGGTCGATATCGGCCTGTTCGGGTCGTATGTCGGCGAGGTGTGGGACACCAGCGTCACGCGTGACGAGTTGATCGAGACGGACGATCCGAACGGGAATTTCTACCGGGTCGACGACTTCTTCACGGTCAATTTCTCGATCGCCTACACGATCAATAACGACACCGCCCTCGATGGGACGCGGCTGCGCTTTGCGATCAACAACCTGCTCGGCGAAGACCCGCCGCTGGCCGACGAGACCTATGGCTACTTCAGCGAACTGCACTCTGCCCGCGGCAGGCAATTCCATGTGGAGCTGCGCAAGTCGTTCTGA
- a CDS encoding type II secretion system F family protein: MEPAAGPTLLGFDVILVGSILAGIAALAVFVAIYSAVTIKDPMAKRVKALEGRREELKHGLVTTSAKKRQSLVRKNDTADRVKDTLGSMKVLQQSQVEDMQQKLAWAGYRNKEIAVVLIGLRMILPIILGGIAFTLLYVVEIQPDWQFKRVAALAAAVFAGYKGPEIFLSNTASKRTDAIRKGLPDALDLLVICAEAGLTVDAAFNRVAKELGRAYPELGDEFALTAIELSFLNERKTAFQHLAYRVNLEAVQGVVTTMIQTERYGTPLASALRVLSAEFRNERMMRAEEKAARLPAIMTVPLIMFILPVLFVVILGPAACSIADAFSGGVGK, translated from the coding sequence ATGGAACCCGCAGCCGGCCCTACCCTCCTCGGCTTCGACGTTATCCTCGTCGGCTCGATCCTTGCCGGGATCGCAGCACTGGCCGTGTTCGTGGCGATCTATTCGGCCGTCACGATCAAGGACCCGATGGCCAAGCGCGTGAAAGCGCTCGAAGGTCGTCGCGAGGAGCTCAAGCACGGCCTCGTCACCACGAGCGCCAAGAAACGCCAGAGCCTCGTTCGCAAGAACGACACCGCCGACAGGGTGAAAGACACCTTGGGCAGCATGAAGGTGCTGCAGCAAAGCCAAGTCGAGGACATGCAGCAAAAGCTGGCCTGGGCCGGCTATCGCAACAAGGAAATCGCGGTCGTGCTTATCGGCCTGCGCATGATCCTGCCCATTATTCTCGGCGGTATCGCCTTCACCTTGCTCTATGTCGTCGAAATCCAGCCCGACTGGCAGTTCAAGCGCGTGGCGGCCCTCGCTGCGGCGGTGTTCGCCGGCTACAAGGGACCGGAAATCTTCCTGTCGAACACGGCGTCGAAACGCACCGATGCCATCCGCAAGGGCCTGCCCGACGCACTCGACCTGCTGGTCATCTGTGCCGAAGCCGGTCTGACCGTCGACGCAGCGTTCAACCGCGTCGCCAAGGAACTGGGCCGCGCCTATCCGGAACTGGGCGACGAATTCGCCCTCACCGCGATCGAGCTGTCGTTCCTCAACGAGCGTAAGACCGCGTTCCAGCACCTTGCGTATCGCGTCAATCTTGAAGCGGTTCAGGGCGTGGTGACCACGATGATCCAGACCGAACGCTACGGTACGCCGCTTGCGAGCGCACTGCGCGTCCTGTCGGCAGAATTCCGCAACGAGCGTATGATGCGTGCCGAAGAGAAGGCCGCGCGTCTTCCGGCCATCATGACCGTTCCGCTGATCATGTTCATCCTGCCCGTGCTGTTCGTCGTCATTCTGGGACCGGCAGCCTGTTCGATCGCAGACGCCTTCAGCGGCGGGGTCGGAAAGTAG
- a CDS encoding type II secretion system F family protein, with protein MNIVQLMLVAGGILALLVLGYMAFAGPDAGKQSQRRLQQLRFRHSESTDAKVESQLKKAIAARKPKQFRQAGSGSRIEALAIRLDRTGKGWTLSQYGYASLGLGLVAALAIFLKSGSFGLAVGIGVFVGAGIPHFVVSRAIKKRTNQFNVKFPDAIELLVRGLRSGLPVTETLAVVAQEVPGPVGVEFKGIVERIKIGRTMEDSLQQTADRLGIPEFNFFCITLAIQRETGGNLAETLSNLSDVLRKRAQMKLKIKAMSSESKASAYIVGALPFIVFGLIWWINPSYIGAFFTDDRLTVAGLGGLVWMSIGAFIMAKMVSFEI; from the coding sequence ATGAACATTGTCCAGCTCATGCTGGTAGCCGGCGGGATCCTTGCGCTGCTCGTGCTCGGATACATGGCGTTCGCAGGTCCCGATGCGGGCAAGCAGAGCCAGCGTCGCCTACAGCAGCTGCGTTTCCGTCACTCGGAAAGCACCGATGCAAAGGTCGAATCGCAGCTCAAGAAGGCAATCGCCGCCCGCAAGCCGAAACAATTCAGGCAGGCCGGCTCGGGTTCGCGTATCGAAGCCCTCGCCATCCGCCTCGATCGTACCGGCAAGGGCTGGACCCTCAGCCAGTATGGCTATGCATCGCTTGGCCTGGGCCTGGTTGCCGCGCTTGCGATCTTCCTGAAGTCGGGCTCGTTCGGGCTTGCTGTCGGCATCGGCGTGTTCGTCGGCGCAGGCATTCCGCACTTCGTGGTGAGCCGCGCGATCAAGAAGCGCACGAACCAGTTCAACGTGAAATTCCCGGATGCGATCGAACTGCTCGTTCGCGGCCTTCGTTCCGGTCTTCCGGTTACCGAGACCCTCGCCGTCGTGGCGCAGGAAGTGCCCGGACCGGTCGGCGTGGAGTTCAAGGGCATCGTCGAGCGCATCAAGATCGGCCGCACGATGGAAGATTCCCTCCAGCAGACTGCCGACCGTCTCGGCATTCCGGAATTCAACTTCTTCTGCATCACGCTTGCCATCCAGCGCGAAACCGGTGGTAACCTGGCCGAAACACTGTCCAACCTTTCGGACGTGCTGCGCAAGCGTGCCCAGATGAAGCTCAAGATCAAGGCGATGAGCTCGGAATCGAAGGCTTCGGCCTATATCGTCGGCGCCCTGCCCTTCATCGTCTTCGGCCTGATCTGGTGGATCAACCCGTCCTATATCGGCGCGTTCTTCACCGACGATCGTCTCACCGTGGCTGGCCTCGGCGGCCTGGTCTGGATGAGCATCGGGGCCTTCATCATGGCCAAGATGGTCAGTTTCGAAATCTAA
- a CDS encoding acetyl-CoA C-acetyltransferase, with protein MPAAYIVEAVRTAGGRRGGRLAGVHPVDLAAKSLDAVMERSGLEAKAIDDVVMGCVSQGGEQAMQVGRNAVLASKHLGEGVPAVTIDRQCGSSQQAIQFAAQAVMSGTQDIVIASGVESMTRVPMGSTAMFHMKEGLGNYKSPGLEEKYPGIQWSQFMGAEMIVKKHGFTKDDLDRFALSSHEKAIEATRSGAFEAEIVPVEIETPEGTEMHTVDEGIRFDATLESIQSVKLLSPEGTITAASSSQICDGSSAVLVVSEKALKEYGLTPLARIHNLTVTAGDPVIMLEEPLFATDRALERAGMKISDIDLFEVNEAFAPVPLAWLKHTGADPEKLNVNGGAIALGHPLGASGTKLMATLVHALKARGKKYGLQTMCEGGGVANVTIVESL; from the coding sequence ATGCCCGCCGCCTATATCGTAGAAGCCGTACGCACTGCAGGCGGAAGGCGCGGGGGGCGGCTTGCCGGCGTCCACCCGGTCGACCTCGCAGCGAAGTCGCTCGATGCCGTGATGGAACGCTCGGGCCTCGAAGCCAAGGCGATCGACGATGTCGTCATGGGCTGCGTCAGCCAGGGCGGCGAACAGGCGATGCAGGTCGGGCGCAATGCCGTGCTCGCATCGAAGCACCTGGGCGAGGGTGTACCTGCCGTTACCATCGACCGCCAGTGCGGTTCGTCCCAGCAGGCGATCCAGTTCGCCGCGCAGGCCGTGATGAGCGGGACGCAGGACATCGTTATTGCCAGCGGCGTGGAAAGCATGACCCGCGTGCCGATGGGCTCGACGGCGATGTTCCACATGAAGGAAGGCCTCGGGAACTACAAATCGCCGGGGCTCGAAGAGAAATATCCTGGCATCCAGTGGTCCCAGTTCATGGGCGCGGAAATGATCGTGAAGAAACACGGCTTCACAAAGGATGATCTCGACCGCTTCGCCCTGTCGAGCCACGAGAAGGCGATCGAAGCCACGCGTTCGGGCGCTTTCGAGGCCGAGATCGTGCCGGTCGAAATCGAGACACCCGAAGGCACCGAAATGCACACGGTGGACGAAGGTATCCGCTTCGACGCCACGCTCGAAAGCATCCAGTCCGTCAAGCTGCTCAGCCCTGAAGGCACCATTACCGCTGCCTCCAGCAGCCAGATCTGCGATGGCTCCAGCGCCGTGCTGGTGGTCAGCGAAAAGGCGCTGAAGGAGTACGGCCTGACCCCGCTGGCGCGCATCCACAACCTGACCGTGACGGCAGGCGATCCGGTCATCATGCTGGAAGAGCCCCTGTTCGCGACCGACCGTGCACTAGAGCGCGCGGGCATGAAAATCTCCGACATCGACCTGTTCGAAGTAAACGAGGCCTTCGCGCCCGTTCCGCTGGCATGGCTCAAGCACACCGGTGCCGATCCCGAAAAGCTCAACGTCAACGGCGGCGCTATTGCACTTGGCCACCCGCTCGGTGCATCGGGGACCAAGCTGATGGCCACACTGGTTCATGCGCTGAAGGCGCGCGGCAAGAAATACGGCCTGCAGACGATGTGCGAAGGTGGCGGCGTCGCCAACGTCACTATCGTTGAATCGCTGTAA
- a CDS encoding TonB-dependent receptor, with protein sequence MHYKSKGHRALLACCLASVAMPALAQERAPDEPDAILNDTIIVTASRTDAASDDRLAPPEQIALPADAASIAARAPGGALVGNGALSGQLSYRGLAGQRVLGRVNGQRFASGGPNAMDPPLHYAPSVLVDRIEIARGVAPVSQGPSLAGAVNAQLVETEFSSGNAMDAQVRLAAQYRSVDDSYAVGGLAGLANEQWRLGVIAAREEGSDYEYPEGTVLGTGFERSLYGIHAGFQTGPGEIFAEYRRSETDPTGTPPFALDIVFFDTDFVRGGFRGEIGKDVRLDLQLGHVAVRHRMDNQTIRQPAAPPMRARATNAEADTNTAEAKLRFGTARKHFELGADIENIDKFVTITNPFNDGFFIDAQPNVRSERWGAFAQWRGGIQGIEFELGGRVDHTRQDAGVPQVGAAVPMAPQMLAAGFASADRARSATTVDAVMRAWAPMGDLVPRVTLARKERVPSLLERFGWLPTEASFGLADGNIYVGNLELAPETAWIAELGFDFEGDAYSLRPTVFYRRVDDYIQGIPVDATVGIVDSPIEMIAAMNGDPTPLRFDNVDAELWGADVDFMVRPLSRLELSGTASYVRGKRRDIDDNLYRVAPANLRLSAAWLGDRFSAGAELIAAAGQDEVARFNEETQSNDYAVVGLFARYEVGTGIALEAGVENLFDELYAPHLAGRNRSAASDVEVGDRLPGAGRGGWVRFSAAF encoded by the coding sequence ATGCATTACAAATCCAAGGGCCATCGCGCCCTCCTGGCATGCTGCCTTGCGAGCGTGGCAATGCCCGCCCTCGCCCAAGAGCGTGCGCCCGATGAACCGGACGCAATTCTCAACGACACCATAATCGTCACTGCCAGCCGCACCGATGCGGCTTCGGATGACCGGCTTGCACCTCCCGAGCAAATCGCCCTGCCTGCTGACGCCGCATCGATCGCAGCGCGTGCACCGGGCGGTGCGTTGGTCGGCAATGGCGCGCTTTCCGGCCAGTTATCCTATCGCGGCTTGGCCGGGCAACGCGTCCTTGGCCGGGTAAACGGCCAGCGCTTTGCCTCCGGAGGTCCCAACGCAATGGACCCGCCGCTCCATTATGCACCGTCGGTACTGGTCGATCGCATCGAGATCGCTCGCGGTGTCGCGCCGGTTTCGCAAGGCCCCTCGCTTGCCGGAGCGGTCAACGCGCAGCTGGTCGAAACAGAGTTTTCGTCAGGCAATGCGATGGATGCGCAGGTACGCCTTGCCGCGCAATATCGCTCGGTCGACGACAGCTATGCCGTCGGTGGCCTCGCCGGACTTGCAAACGAGCAATGGCGGCTCGGCGTCATCGCCGCGCGCGAGGAGGGCAGCGACTACGAGTATCCCGAAGGCACTGTGCTCGGCACCGGTTTCGAGCGCAGCCTCTATGGCATTCACGCAGGATTCCAGACCGGTCCGGGCGAGATCTTCGCCGAGTATCGTCGTAGCGAAACCGACCCGACCGGAACGCCGCCCTTCGCACTCGATATCGTTTTCTTCGACACCGATTTCGTGCGTGGCGGCTTTCGGGGCGAGATCGGAAAGGATGTGCGCCTAGACCTGCAACTGGGACATGTCGCCGTACGCCACCGGATGGATAATCAGACCATCCGCCAGCCAGCCGCACCGCCCATGCGGGCCCGCGCGACCAATGCCGAGGCCGATACCAATACCGCCGAGGCCAAGCTGCGTTTCGGGACTGCCCGGAAGCATTTCGAACTGGGCGCCGACATAGAGAATATCGACAAGTTCGTGACCATCACGAACCCGTTCAACGATGGCTTCTTTATCGATGCCCAGCCAAATGTCCGGTCGGAGCGCTGGGGCGCGTTCGCGCAGTGGCGCGGCGGTATCCAGGGCATCGAATTCGAACTCGGCGGACGGGTCGATCACACTCGGCAGGATGCAGGCGTTCCCCAGGTCGGAGCGGCAGTGCCCATGGCCCCGCAGATGCTGGCGGCAGGCTTTGCGTCCGCCGACCGTGCGCGCTCTGCAACGACTGTCGATGCCGTGATGCGTGCATGGGCTCCGATGGGGGATCTTGTCCCAAGAGTTACACTTGCTCGCAAGGAGCGCGTGCCGAGCCTGCTCGAACGCTTCGGCTGGTTGCCCACCGAAGCCAGCTTCGGCCTGGCGGATGGCAACATCTATGTCGGCAATCTGGAACTGGCACCCGAAACTGCCTGGATTGCGGAACTCGGCTTCGATTTTGAAGGCGATGCCTATTCGCTGCGGCCGACAGTGTTCTATCGGCGCGTCGACGATTATATCCAGGGCATTCCGGTGGACGCAACGGTCGGAATAGTGGACAGCCCGATCGAGATGATCGCTGCGATGAACGGCGACCCGACTCCGCTGCGTTTCGACAATGTCGATGCCGAGTTGTGGGGTGCCGACGTAGACTTCATGGTACGGCCGCTCAGTCGTCTCGAGCTGTCGGGTACGGCCAGCTATGTGCGCGGCAAGCGACGCGACATCGATGACAACCTCTATCGCGTGGCACCGGCGAACCTGCGCCTGTCTGCCGCGTGGCTGGGAGATCGGTTCTCTGCCGGAGCGGAGTTGATCGCGGCAGCCGGTCAGGACGAGGTGGCGCGTTTCAACGAGGAGACACAGAGCAACGACTATGCCGTCGTCGGCCTGTTCGCGCGCTACGAAGTCGGCACCGGGATCGCTCTCGAAGCGGGAGTGGAGAACCTGTTCGACGAACTCTACGCACCGCATCTCGCGGGGCGCAATCGCTCGGCTGCGTCCGATGTTGAGGTGGGCGACCGCCTGCCCGGCGCAGGGCGCGGCGGCTGGGTACGGTTCAGCGCCGCATTCTGA
- a CDS encoding MarR family winged helix-turn-helix transcriptional regulator — MPNRQPAKRLADFLPYQLSVASNAVSTRIAEQYRKRFALKTTEWRIMAVLGDSGPLTQRELSQQTLMDKVPVNRACKTLESRGLAERTPNAKDGRSHLLALTAEGKAVHAGIMPLALKIEKEMFSVLSEDERVALRDMLSRVRDNAGDFDAESLAD; from the coding sequence ATGCCCAACCGCCAGCCAGCCAAACGCCTCGCCGATTTCCTTCCGTATCAGCTCTCGGTCGCATCCAATGCGGTTTCGACCCGGATCGCGGAACAATATCGCAAGCGTTTCGCGCTCAAGACGACCGAATGGCGCATCATGGCGGTACTCGGCGACAGCGGCCCGCTGACCCAGCGCGAGCTTTCGCAGCAAACATTGATGGACAAGGTGCCGGTCAACCGCGCCTGCAAGACGCTGGAGAGCCGGGGCCTTGCCGAACGCACGCCCAATGCGAAGGACGGACGTTCGCACCTGCTGGCGCTGACCGCAGAAGGAAAGGCGGTACACGCGGGGATCATGCCGCTCGCTCTCAAGATCGAGAAGGAAATGTTCTCGGTCCTGAGTGAAGACGAACGCGTGGCGCTGCGCGATATGCTTTCGCGTGTGCGCGACAATGCCGGGGACTTCGACGCAGAAAGCCTGGCCGACTAG